The Streptococcus pantholopis genome has a segment encoding these proteins:
- a CDS encoding glycoside hydrolase family 1 protein, with protein MTQSVFPENFLWGGATAANQFEGAYNLDGKGLSVQDVTPQGGMPATIGDLDPLITDEPTPDNLKLEGIDFYHRYKEDIALFAEMGFKVFRLSIAWSRIFPKGDEKEPNEAGLQFYDKVFDELAKYNIEPLVTLSHYETPLHLARTYNGWASRQLIGFYERYVRTVFNRYKDKVKYWLTFNEVNSVLHGPFMSGGIATPFAELSKQDLYQAVHHELVASALATKIGHEINPDFKIGCMVLAMPAYGYTANPLDQLAAREFENQNYLFSDIHARGKYPNYIKRYFEENNISIVFAPEDEAILKNTVDFISFSYYMSVAQAHNPEDYETGRGNIMGGIKNPYLESSEWGWQIDPVGLRLVLNDFYDRYQLPLFIVENGLGAKDVLVDGPDGPTVEDDYRIDYLKKHLQQVGEALKDGVELWGYTTWGPIDLVSASTAQLSKRYGFIYVDRNDDGTGSLARYKKKSFDWYKKVIATNGESLYH; from the coding sequence ATGACTCAAAGTGTTTTTCCAGAAAATTTCCTTTGGGGCGGAGCCACTGCTGCAAACCAGTTTGAGGGAGCTTATAACCTTGACGGCAAAGGTTTGTCTGTTCAGGATGTCACTCCGCAGGGAGGAATGCCGGCAACTATCGGTGATTTGGATCCTCTGATTACTGATGAGCCGACTCCTGATAATTTAAAACTTGAAGGAATCGATTTTTATCATCGTTATAAAGAGGATATTGCTCTTTTTGCTGAAATGGGTTTCAAAGTTTTTCGGTTGTCCATTGCTTGGAGCCGAATTTTCCCTAAAGGTGATGAAAAAGAGCCTAATGAAGCGGGGCTGCAGTTCTATGATAAAGTCTTTGATGAATTAGCTAAATATAATATTGAGCCGCTTGTGACTCTATCCCATTATGAAACACCTCTTCATCTCGCCCGTACATATAACGGCTGGGCCAGCCGTCAGTTAATCGGCTTTTACGAACGCTATGTTCGTACAGTATTTAATCGCTATAAGGATAAAGTGAAATACTGGCTGACCTTTAATGAGGTTAACTCAGTTCTCCATGGGCCTTTTATGTCGGGAGGCATTGCAACGCCTTTTGCAGAACTGTCTAAGCAGGATTTGTATCAGGCAGTGCATCATGAGTTGGTGGCTTCTGCTTTGGCGACTAAGATCGGCCATGAGATCAACCCTGATTTTAAAATCGGCTGTATGGTTCTGGCCATGCCTGCTTATGGGTATACAGCAAATCCTCTGGATCAGTTGGCTGCGCGTGAGTTTGAAAATCAAAACTATCTTTTCTCTGATATCCACGCCCGCGGCAAATATCCTAATTACATCAAACGCTATTTTGAGGAAAACAACATCTCCATTGTATTTGCTCCTGAAGATGAAGCTATCCTGAAGAATACAGTTGATTTTATTTCCTTCTCCTATTATATGAGCGTCGCTCAGGCCCACAATCCGGAAGATTATGAAACTGGCCGCGGCAACATTATGGGAGGTATTAAAAACCCTTACTTGGAGTCCTCTGAATGGGGCTGGCAGATTGACCCTGTCGGGCTGCGCTTGGTTCTTAATGATTTCTATGATCGCTATCAGCTGCCGCTCTTTATCGTTGAAAACGGTCTTGGAGCCAAAGATGTTTTGGTTGATGGTCCAGACGGTCCGACTGTCGAAGATGACTACCGCATTGATTATTTGAAAAAACATTTACAGCAAGTAGGTGAAGCGCTTAAAGATGGCGTTGAACTTTGGGGCTATACGACTTGGGGGCCTATTGATTTGGTTTCAGCTTCAACAGCCCAGCTCAGCAAGCGCTATGGCTTTATCTATGTTGACCGCAATGATGACGGCACAGGGAGCTTAGCACGCTATAAGAAAAAATCTTTTGATTGGTATAAAAAAGTCATCGCAACAAACGGGGAATCCTTATATCATTAA
- a CDS encoding ABC transporter substrate-binding protein gives MRKLYSFLFGICAIVFLLWSLSVLMQKQSGSAADKLVIYNWGDYIDPALLTAFTERTGIKVQYETFDSNEAMYTKIKQGGTTYDLAVPSDYIIDKMIDEELLVKLDKTKLKGLDNIAPEFLGKSFDKTNDYSIPYFWGTVGIVYNKKLLDSYPQHWNDLWRQEYRNQIMLVDGAREVLGFSLNSLGYSLNTKRRAELQEAEKHLQALVPNIKAIVGDEMKTYMIQEDSAIGVTFSGEASEMLEANADLAYIVPSEGSNLWFDNFVIPKTAKHYDEAYAFINFMLEPENAAQNAQYIGYSTPNSAAEALLPEAVKNNPAFYPDKSVLNNLEVYDNLGSDWLGIYNDFYLQVKMYRK, from the coding sequence ATGCGTAAATTGTATTCTTTTCTCTTTGGTATCTGTGCAATTGTTTTTCTGCTCTGGTCACTCTCAGTCCTAATGCAAAAACAGTCTGGTTCTGCCGCAGATAAGCTGGTTATTTATAATTGGGGTGATTATATTGATCCAGCTTTACTGACTGCTTTTACTGAAAGAACAGGGATAAAAGTGCAGTATGAAACATTTGATTCAAATGAAGCCATGTATACCAAAATAAAGCAAGGGGGAACGACTTACGATTTGGCAGTTCCCAGTGATTATATTATTGATAAGATGATAGATGAGGAGCTTCTGGTCAAATTGGATAAAACTAAGCTTAAGGGGCTGGATAACATTGCTCCCGAGTTTTTAGGGAAGAGTTTTGACAAAACTAACGACTACTCCATTCCGTATTTTTGGGGAACTGTGGGCATTGTTTATAATAAAAAACTTTTGGACAGTTATCCCCAGCATTGGAATGACTTGTGGCGTCAGGAGTATCGAAATCAGATTATGCTTGTGGATGGCGCCCGGGAGGTTCTAGGTTTTAGCTTGAACAGTCTGGGTTACAGTCTGAATACGAAAAGAAGGGCAGAGCTGCAGGAAGCTGAAAAGCATCTGCAGGCTTTGGTGCCGAATATTAAAGCCATTGTTGGCGATGAAATGAAGACTTATATGATTCAGGAAGACAGTGCTATCGGTGTGACTTTTTCAGGAGAGGCCAGTGAAATGCTGGAGGCTAATGCTGATCTTGCCTATATTGTTCCCAGTGAAGGATCCAATTTATGGTTTGATAATTTTGTTATTCCTAAAACTGCTAAGCACTATGATGAAGCCTATGCTTTTATCAATTTTATGCTGGAGCCGGAAAATGCGGCTCAGAATGCCCAGTACATTGGTTATTCAACCCCAAATTCGGCTGCTGAAGCACTTTTGCCGGAGGCTGTTAAAAATAATCCGGCTTTTTATCCCGATAAGTCCGTTTTGAATAATCTTGAGGTTTATGACAATCTAGGTTCTGACTGGCTGGGAATTTACAATGATTTCTATCTGCAGGTAAAAATGTACCGAAAATAA
- a CDS encoding beta-glucoside-specific PTS transporter subunit IIABC, protein MAKDYTELAQDIVTHVGGKDNIVKLVHCVTRLRFTLKDESKADDEYLKQRDGIVTVVKAGGQYQVVIGNHVPDVYAAVTEVAGITGGGGIDVDEGDVSQGNLFDRFIALVSGLFQPMLGALSAAGMIKGLVAVMAAVGVPETDGAYVILNAAGDGFFQFLPLILALTAAKRFKMEQFTALAIGFALVYPNIAASFSAETPLYTLFKGTFIESPIYATFFGLPIIFPASSYLQTVLPIIVAVWIGSKIEGFFKKIIPDVVKVFVVPFFTILITVPLSFLVIGPVMSWASDLVGVIFTGIYGFSPVVYGLVLGAMWQVLVMFGLHWGLVPLAILELQKGPGVILVATVAICFAQAGSLLNIMFRTKEDKVKQLSIPAFISALFGVTEPAIYGITLPMRLPFIMTCVSGALTGAYLAFFDVHMQVMGGLGLFAIPSFIEPDNAMTLIHFLIAIVANFVIGFILTQFVKIPYLYGGPAAEAGASDANASVQKAAPLKEIKQEILSSPLTGQVVNLADVPDEVFASGAMGEGIAVEPTIGEVLAPVKAEITLVFPSKHAIGMRTENGAELLIHVGMDTVSLDGKGFESFVAVGDQVKAGQKLLSFDIETIKAAGLPVTAPVIVTNSDAFTDILTTQERDVVAGDYLLTAVK, encoded by the coding sequence ATGGCTAAAGACTATACTGAATTAGCCCAAGATATTGTTACCCATGTCGGCGGCAAAGACAATATTGTTAAGCTGGTTCACTGTGTGACCCGTCTGCGCTTTACACTGAAAGATGAAAGCAAAGCAGATGATGAGTATCTCAAACAACGTGACGGTATTGTGACTGTGGTCAAAGCAGGAGGACAGTACCAAGTGGTTATCGGCAACCATGTTCCTGATGTTTATGCAGCAGTAACAGAAGTAGCCGGAATTACTGGAGGCGGCGGTATTGATGTTGATGAAGGAGATGTTTCTCAAGGCAATCTCTTTGACCGCTTTATCGCTCTTGTTTCCGGACTCTTCCAACCGATGCTCGGTGCCCTGTCAGCAGCCGGTATGATTAAAGGCTTAGTAGCTGTTATGGCAGCTGTCGGTGTTCCTGAAACAGACGGCGCCTATGTTATTCTGAATGCCGCTGGCGATGGCTTTTTCCAATTTTTACCGCTTATCTTGGCACTGACTGCAGCTAAACGTTTTAAGATGGAACAGTTTACTGCTTTAGCTATTGGTTTTGCACTTGTCTACCCCAATATCGCCGCCAGCTTTTCTGCCGAAACGCCGCTGTACACCCTATTTAAAGGGACATTTATCGAATCACCGATTTACGCGACCTTCTTTGGACTTCCGATTATCTTTCCGGCATCCAGCTATCTGCAGACCGTACTGCCGATTATTGTAGCTGTTTGGATCGGCTCTAAAATCGAAGGTTTCTTTAAGAAAATTATCCCTGATGTTGTCAAGGTTTTTGTCGTTCCTTTCTTTACTATTCTCATCACAGTGCCGCTTTCTTTCTTAGTTATCGGTCCGGTGATGAGCTGGGCGTCTGATCTGGTTGGTGTAATCTTTACAGGCATTTATGGTTTCAGTCCTGTTGTCTACGGCCTGGTGCTCGGTGCTATGTGGCAGGTCTTGGTTATGTTTGGTTTGCACTGGGGCTTGGTGCCTTTGGCTATCTTGGAACTGCAAAAAGGACCCGGTGTCATCTTAGTTGCAACAGTTGCTATCTGTTTTGCTCAAGCCGGATCGCTCCTTAATATTATGTTTAGAACCAAAGAAGATAAGGTTAAACAGCTATCAATTCCTGCTTTCATTTCAGCTCTTTTTGGTGTCACTGAGCCGGCAATTTACGGGATTACCCTGCCAATGCGCCTGCCATTCATCATGACTTGTGTATCTGGTGCCCTTACCGGTGCTTATCTGGCCTTTTTTGATGTGCATATGCAGGTTATGGGGGGATTAGGACTGTTTGCTATCCCATCTTTCATTGAGCCTGATAATGCCATGACACTGATTCACTTTTTAATTGCCATTGTCGCTAACTTTGTGATCGGTTTTATTTTGACACAGTTTGTCAAAATCCCTTATCTGTATGGAGGCCCTGCTGCAGAAGCCGGTGCATCTGATGCTAATGCGTCAGTCCAAAAAGCAGCCCCTCTTAAAGAAATCAAGCAAGAAATCCTCTCCAGCCCGCTGACTGGTCAAGTTGTTAATCTGGCTGATGTTCCGGATGAAGTTTTTGCTTCCGGTGCTATGGGCGAAGGGATTGCCGTTGAGCCGACTATCGGTGAAGTGCTGGCACCAGTTAAAGCTGAAATAACACTAGTCTTTCCTAGTAAGCATGCCATAGGCATGCGGACTGAAAATGGTGCTGAACTCTTGATTCATGTTGGTATGGACACTGTTTCTCTTGATGGTAAAGGATTTGAATCCTTTGTTGCTGTCGGTGACCAAGTTAAAGCAGGACAAAAACTGCTGTCCTTTGACATTGAAACGATTAAAGCTGCCGGTTTGCCAGTAACTGCACCAGTTATTGTTACAAACAGCGATGCCTTTACAGATATCTTAACAACTCAAGAAAGAGATGTTGTTGCAGGAGATTATCTGCTGACAGCTGTAAAATAA
- a CDS encoding AraC family transcriptional regulator encodes MIVKNDTFKQEMTDRAHLLPYNFFDTYVEDGRPDVLFHWHPEIEINYVYEGSARYHIDYDFFNSQPGDIILIRPNGMHSIHPIERQTHHTETFQFHLDMIGNSVVDQVSLRYLQPLQTSSCKFVPRIQPDMAGYEEIKEALFQIFSLSRNEGRHFEILLKARLNELIYLLYYHHYVLKKNTDDTYRKNERIRELIDFINHNYQHNLSISYLADFMGYSKTHFMTVFKQQTGTSCTEFIIQIRLNKASDLLLNTADPILEIASSVGFNNLSNFNRQFKNYFHVTPSQYRKQFSKAKGHPTPIKSARNQRKD; translated from the coding sequence ATGATTGTGAAAAATGATACTTTTAAACAAGAAATGACAGACAGAGCCCATTTGCTGCCCTACAATTTTTTTGATACCTATGTCGAAGACGGCCGTCCTGATGTCCTCTTCCATTGGCACCCGGAAATCGAAATTAATTATGTCTATGAAGGCTCAGCCAGATATCATATCGATTATGATTTTTTCAATAGTCAGCCTGGTGATATTATCCTCATCAGACCCAATGGTATGCATTCCATTCATCCCATTGAGAGGCAGACACATCACACCGAAACGTTTCAGTTCCATTTAGATATGATTGGCAATTCTGTTGTCGACCAAGTCAGCCTGCGTTATCTGCAACCCCTGCAGACCAGCAGCTGCAAATTTGTTCCCAGAATTCAGCCCGATATGGCCGGTTATGAAGAAATTAAAGAGGCTCTTTTTCAAATTTTCAGTCTTTCCCGCAATGAGGGGCGGCATTTTGAAATTCTTCTCAAGGCCAGACTCAACGAATTGATTTATCTGCTCTATTACCACCATTATGTCCTGAAAAAAAACACAGATGATACTTACCGTAAAAATGAACGTATCCGGGAACTGATTGACTTCATTAACCATAATTATCAGCATAATCTTTCAATCAGCTATCTAGCTGATTTTATGGGCTACAGCAAAACACATTTCATGACAGTCTTTAAACAGCAAACTGGTACCTCCTGTACGGAATTTATCATTCAGATTAGACTGAATAAAGCCAGCGATCTGCTGCTTAACACAGCAGATCCGATTTTAGAGATAGCCAGCAGCGTTGGCTTTAACAATCTGTCCAATTTTAACCGCCAATTCAAGAATTATTTCCATGTCACTCCCAGCCAATACCGTAAACAATTCAGTAAAGCCAAAGGCCATCCGACCCCAATTAAGTCAGCAAGAAATCAGCGAAAAGACTGA
- a CDS encoding carboxylesterase family protein — translation MKKLYLVLLAVLLGFSLTACNNNNSKKSGADFNQSLTQTVAAGKVKGSRDKENKAMQWLGIPYAQAPVGQLRWKEPQKAESWDGTFKADEYGNTAVQLSDGEVVGSEDALNLDVVRPDSKEADLPVVVYIHGGNNQTGSSQEIKGNSFVNDLNAVYVSVNYRLGALGFNPLQALKNGNDNENSGNYSLLDIAAALDWVEENIAAFGGDKNNVTLAGFSAGGRDVMASLISPLFAGKYQKAISFSGGMTLADETESQDIFAEALAPLVVEDQVKETETEAKSWLLTADSQVTDYLYGLSAERLAGLMGNAAIRMRVFPHLYKDGKVLPTEGFETDQYNDVPLLLISGTSEFSLFAAYDERFAADFSDKSLFDDKQKTAEFNYVKKYGGQLYRLSNTVESARILGDSYDSPIYIGEISYGDDQEITPDLAETFGAFHGIFEPLLQTPSNYESIIGKAFDGQGAKDLSADFKAYLKNFLHSDNPNGDDLTKWLQWSPKSESVLSLSADKKGALIEATADTEDAQLILDKMAKDSSLSDDVKEELNSTVLNGRWFSSLLDEQTGAGN, via the coding sequence ATGAAAAAACTCTATTTAGTCCTGCTGGCTGTTTTGCTTGGGTTTTCCTTGACTGCTTGTAACAATAATAACAGCAAAAAGTCTGGTGCAGATTTCAACCAATCGTTAACACAAACTGTTGCTGCAGGTAAGGTTAAAGGCTCTAGAGATAAAGAAAATAAGGCCATGCAGTGGTTAGGTATCCCTTATGCTCAGGCACCGGTCGGCCAGCTCCGCTGGAAAGAGCCGCAAAAAGCAGAGAGCTGGGATGGAACATTTAAAGCCGATGAATACGGCAATACAGCTGTTCAACTGTCAGACGGTGAAGTTGTTGGGTCAGAAGACGCGCTGAATTTAGATGTTGTCCGACCGGACAGCAAGGAAGCAGACCTGCCTGTTGTGGTCTACATTCATGGTGGCAACAATCAGACAGGAAGTTCTCAGGAAATCAAGGGCAACAGTTTTGTTAATGATTTAAACGCTGTCTATGTTTCTGTCAACTACCGGCTGGGAGCACTGGGTTTTAATCCTCTGCAAGCCTTGAAAAATGGCAATGATAATGAAAATTCGGGCAATTACAGTCTCTTGGATATCGCTGCTGCCCTAGATTGGGTAGAAGAGAATATTGCTGCCTTTGGCGGCGATAAAAACAATGTCACTCTAGCCGGTTTTTCTGCCGGCGGCCGCGATGTCATGGCCAGTCTGATTTCCCCTTTATTTGCTGGAAAATATCAGAAAGCCATTTCTTTCAGCGGCGGTATGACACTGGCTGATGAGACAGAAAGCCAAGACATATTTGCCGAAGCGCTTGCTCCCCTTGTTGTTGAGGATCAGGTGAAAGAAACCGAAACTGAAGCTAAATCTTGGCTGCTGACAGCTGACAGCCAAGTAACTGACTATCTTTACGGCTTGTCTGCTGAGCGGCTGGCCGGGCTGATGGGCAACGCAGCGATTCGTATGCGCGTTTTCCCGCATCTCTATAAGGACGGTAAGGTGCTTCCGACGGAAGGATTTGAAACGGACCAATACAATGATGTTCCCTTATTGTTGATTTCAGGAACCAGTGAGTTTTCACTTTTTGCAGCCTATGATGAGCGCTTTGCAGCTGACTTTAGCGATAAGTCTCTTTTTGATGATAAGCAAAAGACAGCTGAGTTTAATTATGTTAAAAAGTACGGTGGCCAGCTTTACCGCTTATCTAATACAGTAGAGAGCGCCCGCATACTGGGAGACAGCTATGATTCACCTATTTATATCGGGGAGATTTCATATGGTGATGACCAAGAAATAACACCTGATTTGGCTGAAACGTTTGGTGCCTTTCATGGTATCTTTGAGCCGCTTTTGCAGACTCCGTCTAATTATGAGAGCATCATTGGCAAAGCTTTTGATGGACAAGGAGCCAAAGACTTATCTGCGGATTTCAAGGCTTATCTCAAGAACTTTTTGCACTCTGATAATCCAAATGGTGATGACCTGACTAAGTGGTTACAGTGGAGTCCGAAAAGTGAGTCAGTTTTATCTCTGTCAGCAGATAAAAAAGGTGCCCTCATCGAAGCCACTGCAGATACAGAAGATGCTCAGCTGATTCTGGATAAAATGGCCAAAGACAGCAGCCTTTCGGACGATGTGAAAGAAGAACTCAACAGCACTGTCCTTAATGGCCGCTGGTTCAGCAGCCTGCTTGATGAGCAGACAGGAGCCGGCAACTAG
- the licT gene encoding BglG family transcription antiterminator LicT, which translates to MKIEKVYNNNVVQVQSSTGREMIVMGKGLGFQKKSGQSLDPSLIEKKFILEDNQQADELSRVYVDLSPEETESVLAIIEHGQEVLGTVFDASLYIALADHLHYTLQRLSENLSVPNPLSWEIRKFFPKEFQVGRDALDILAQKLQIEVPEDEVSAIALHFINAQKDSDLLAEGQEITRLVTAILDIVRLHYGKVADEDTVSYNRFVTHVQYFAQRVVSGLVQGQNDAFLFQQVKQNYPEAFFCSEKIKHYVETRYDFPMSRDEQVYLTIHLQRLDTVN; encoded by the coding sequence ATGAAAATTGAAAAGGTTTATAATAACAATGTGGTGCAAGTCCAAAGCAGCACAGGCAGAGAAATGATTGTCATGGGAAAGGGCCTCGGTTTTCAGAAAAAATCAGGACAATCTCTTGATCCTTCTTTGATAGAGAAAAAATTCATTCTGGAAGATAATCAGCAGGCAGATGAGCTGTCCCGTGTATATGTGGACTTGAGCCCTGAGGAAACAGAGAGTGTTCTGGCTATTATTGAGCACGGTCAAGAAGTTTTAGGGACAGTCTTTGATGCTTCTTTGTATATTGCCTTAGCTGATCATTTGCATTACACACTTCAGCGCCTCTCAGAGAATTTATCTGTTCCTAATCCTTTGTCATGGGAAATTCGCAAATTTTTTCCCAAGGAATTTCAAGTCGGACGCGATGCCTTGGATATTCTTGCCCAAAAGCTGCAGATAGAGGTTCCGGAAGATGAAGTATCTGCTATCGCCCTGCATTTCATCAACGCTCAAAAAGACTCTGACCTCTTGGCGGAAGGTCAAGAAATTACACGGCTTGTTACCGCTATTTTGGACATTGTCCGTCTGCATTACGGAAAAGTAGCCGATGAAGATACTGTCAGTTACAACCGTTTTGTGACACATGTTCAGTATTTTGCCCAAAGAGTTGTTAGCGGTCTGGTTCAAGGTCAGAACGATGCCTTTCTTTTTCAGCAGGTTAAGCAAAATTATCCTGAAGCATTTTTCTGTTCGGAGAAGATCAAGCATTATGTTGAAACGCGCTACGATTTTCCTATGAGCCGAGATGAGCAGGTCTATCTGACCATTCATCTTCAAAGGCTGGATACTGTTAATTAA
- a CDS encoding alpha/beta hydrolase-fold protein, giving the protein MKKVSVIVALSLFAVSLLMAGSRVFAKDLDVEITKVSIGVKGYEFGPAVPRVIVELDSEVSSVSKDNVKVTTAGVDRKIKSVYLSNKNGKKIKSGSSQYVTIQMPVSFDAERNAGEASPFTYNMDIFQNQWSSDYKVTIKGLEVESDDQTASLSTEADAINNRISPEAAVFKNRGSFSGTYTNPMTDSQDELTLNYAAYEPKDLAKGKKNPLIIWLHGQGEGGEDPDISLLGNEVVALAREDIQKHFTAGKQTGAYVLVVQAPTYWMDEGDGTNGAGAGVSRYTEILMDTIKDYVANNADVDTSRIYLAGCSNGGYMALNLAIHNPDYFAGLAPLATAYSYYEYEREADNSYTRVPSEESLSGTEMVPTEDVYFDDEKVAALKDIPIWFVHSANDTTVDPTAYSLPIYKALVDSGAENKWFSYYETVEGSDMKDTEYLGHWSWVYFFNDQVAGVQDAEAVKKADELTGFKANNKNKGGSATAESGGKEYSNIFDWLNAQSK; this is encoded by the coding sequence ATGAAGAAAGTATCGGTTATAGTTGCTTTAAGTCTATTTGCTGTTAGTCTTTTGATGGCAGGCAGCCGAGTTTTTGCAAAGGATTTGGATGTGGAAATTACCAAGGTTTCTATTGGAGTTAAGGGCTATGAATTCGGTCCGGCTGTTCCAAGAGTTATTGTTGAATTGGATAGTGAGGTAAGCTCAGTCTCTAAAGACAACGTTAAAGTGACAACGGCGGGTGTTGACAGAAAAATCAAGAGTGTTTATTTGTCCAATAAAAACGGGAAAAAAATTAAAAGCGGAAGCAGTCAGTATGTAACGATTCAGATGCCGGTCAGTTTTGATGCGGAAAGAAACGCAGGAGAGGCATCGCCTTTTACCTATAATATGGACATTTTTCAAAATCAATGGTCGAGTGATTATAAGGTGACAATTAAAGGTTTGGAGGTAGAGTCCGACGACCAAACAGCCAGTCTCAGTACAGAAGCTGATGCTATTAACAATCGCATTTCTCCGGAAGCTGCCGTCTTTAAAAACAGGGGAAGTTTCAGCGGAACTTATACCAATCCGATGACTGACAGTCAAGATGAATTAACCTTAAATTATGCAGCCTATGAGCCAAAAGATTTAGCTAAAGGAAAGAAGAATCCGCTGATTATTTGGCTCCATGGCCAAGGTGAAGGCGGTGAAGATCCGGATATTTCGCTTCTAGGCAATGAAGTGGTGGCCTTAGCCAGAGAAGACATCCAAAAACATTTTACCGCCGGTAAACAAACCGGAGCTTATGTTTTAGTAGTTCAGGCCCCAACTTATTGGATGGATGAAGGTGATGGCACTAACGGAGCTGGGGCCGGTGTCTCTCGCTACACAGAAATTCTGATGGATACGATAAAGGATTATGTGGCAAATAATGCTGATGTGGATACGAGCCGGATTTACTTGGCTGGCTGCTCAAACGGCGGTTATATGGCACTTAACCTTGCAATCCATAATCCGGATTATTTTGCTGGTTTGGCTCCTTTGGCGACGGCCTATTCCTACTATGAATATGAACGTGAAGCTGATAACAGCTACACAAGAGTACCAAGCGAAGAAAGTCTGTCAGGTACGGAAATGGTGCCTACCGAGGATGTTTATTTTGATGATGAAAAAGTAGCAGCATTAAAAGATATCCCTATCTGGTTTGTCCACTCAGCTAATGATACAACAGTAGATCCTACTGCCTACTCTCTGCCAATCTATAAAGCTTTGGTTGACAGCGGCGCTGAAAATAAATGGTTCTCTTACTATGAAACTGTTGAAGGGTCAGATATGAAAGATACGGAGTATCTCGGTCACTGGTCTTGGGTTTATTTCTTTAATGATCAAGTAGCCGGCGTTCAAGATGCAGAAGCGGTTAAGAAAGCTGATGAGCTGACAGGCTTTAAAGCTAATAATAAGAATAAAGGCGGTTCTGCTACAGCAGAAAGCGGCGGAAAAGAATACAGCAATATCTTTGACTGGCTGAATGCACAAAGCAAATAA
- a CDS encoding phasin family protein, producing MDELKKVLLAGIGLTSMTLEKADGFVKELVAKGRLTVEEGKELQSELKRKSQAEAKEVLEKFDQQKQQVQYASKEDLARLEEKLDVLLKRFEKED from the coding sequence ATGGATGAACTGAAGAAAGTTTTACTTGCCGGTATCGGTTTGACATCAATGACGCTGGAAAAGGCAGATGGTTTTGTCAAAGAATTAGTAGCTAAAGGGCGTTTGACAGTTGAAGAAGGCAAGGAACTGCAGAGCGAACTGAAGCGCAAAAGCCAAGCAGAAGCAAAGGAAGTTCTTGAGAAATTTGATCAGCAAAAGCAACAGGTCCAGTATGCCAGCAAGGAAGATCTTGCACGTCTTGAAGAAAAACTGGATGTACTGCTGAAGCGGTTTGAAAAAGAAGATTAA
- a CDS encoding SDR family oxidoreductase: MKVFVVGANGRVAERLLKDLTEKGHEVFAGARSPEKVLQGENIHPVSFDLHDEAEALSQKLKGMDAVYFTAGSRGKDLLQTDAFGAVKVMQASEKAGIKRFIMLSSILSTEPEKWQAAGIDRLKNYIIAKFFADEWLIHNTQLDYTILQPGNLVETEDGSGLVDFTAVAMGQNSIPNVAKVLAELLDQPNTFKKVIPMADGQTPIAQAIAEL; the protein is encoded by the coding sequence ATGAAAGTATTTGTTGTCGGAGCAAATGGACGGGTTGCTGAACGTTTGCTGAAAGATTTGACTGAAAAAGGGCATGAGGTTTTTGCCGGAGCCCGTTCACCTGAAAAAGTACTTCAAGGTGAAAACATCCACCCTGTTTCATTTGATTTACATGATGAAGCAGAGGCTTTAAGTCAAAAATTAAAGGGAATGGATGCTGTCTATTTTACAGCTGGGTCCAGAGGAAAGGACTTGTTGCAGACAGATGCTTTCGGAGCTGTTAAGGTTATGCAGGCTTCGGAAAAAGCAGGTATTAAACGCTTTATCATGCTAAGCTCTATTCTGTCTACAGAACCTGAAAAATGGCAGGCAGCAGGTATTGACCGTTTGAAAAACTATATTATTGCTAAGTTTTTTGCTGATGAGTGGCTGATTCATAACACCCAACTGGATTATACGATTTTACAGCCGGGCAATCTTGTTGAAACTGAGGACGGCAGCGGTTTAGTTGATTTCACAGCAGTTGCTATGGGACAAAATTCTATCCCTAATGTTGCCAAGGTTTTAGCAGAGCTGTTAGACCAGCCTAATACTTTTAAAAAAGTTATTCCTATGGCAGATGGTCAAACGCCGATTGCACAGGCTATAGCCGAACTATGA